The Acidobacteriota bacterium genome contains a region encoding:
- a CDS encoding M20/M25/M40 family metallo-hydrolase, translating into MGRRFLFVSLVVSLLSPAATAFAEPEPVDLDMVTKIRDEGLNRSRVMEIAAHLTTGIGARLTGTPALEEANEWTRNWLEEQGLSKAEVVPFPFGEGWTFSRSEVKLTKPYEAVLSALPEAWTPGTQGAVQGRAMRLEVSSVKDLEEYAGKLEGTILFLDEEREIEESDRPPFRRYSDDELSELVSIELSERRRRGNWRERARKRWKAGEELRQRLIDEGVVATVEISSRNHGIVRVTGGGSGGRSERSRGVPSLVMAAESYNRVLRLLDEDAEVELEIDIAARFHPAKDSYNTFAELPGGDLAEEVVLAGAHLDSWHGGTGATDNAAGCAVAMEALRILKALDVEPRRTIRVALWTGEEQGLFGSRAYVEEHLATRPEHTDSRQLALPKGLRDATWPIQPKPDHGRFSAYFNLDNGGGKIRGIYAQENAAIRPIFEAWFEPFHDLGATTVTLESTGSTDHVPFDRVGLPGFQFIQDGLDYWSRTHHSDLDTFDHLHEGDLKQASVVLASFLYHAAMRDELLPRKPMPQEPPKDR; encoded by the coding sequence ATGGGTCGAAGGTTCTTGTTCGTGTCGCTGGTTGTGTCCCTCTTGTCGCCCGCTGCCACCGCCTTCGCCGAGCCGGAACCGGTGGACCTCGACATGGTGACCAAGATTCGCGACGAAGGCCTCAACCGTTCGCGGGTGATGGAGATCGCCGCCCACCTGACGACCGGCATCGGGGCCCGCTTGACCGGTACGCCGGCCCTCGAGGAGGCCAACGAGTGGACCCGCAACTGGCTCGAGGAGCAGGGCCTGTCGAAGGCCGAGGTGGTGCCCTTTCCGTTCGGCGAGGGTTGGACCTTCAGTCGTTCCGAGGTCAAGCTGACCAAGCCCTACGAGGCGGTGCTCTCGGCCTTGCCGGAGGCCTGGACCCCCGGAACTCAGGGGGCCGTTCAGGGACGGGCGATGCGTCTCGAAGTGAGCTCCGTGAAGGACCTCGAGGAGTACGCCGGCAAGCTCGAGGGCACGATTCTGTTTCTCGACGAGGAGCGCGAGATCGAGGAGTCGGACCGGCCTCCGTTCCGGCGCTACTCGGACGACGAGCTCAGCGAGCTGGTCTCCATCGAGCTCAGCGAACGGCGCCGCCGCGGCAACTGGCGGGAGCGCGCCCGCAAGCGTTGGAAGGCCGGCGAGGAGCTGCGGCAGCGCTTGATCGACGAAGGGGTGGTGGCGACGGTCGAGATCAGCAGCCGCAACCACGGCATCGTGCGCGTCACCGGCGGTGGCTCCGGCGGTCGCAGCGAGCGCAGCCGGGGGGTGCCGTCCTTGGTGATGGCGGCGGAGTCCTACAACCGGGTGCTGCGACTACTCGACGAGGACGCCGAGGTCGAGCTCGAGATCGACATCGCGGCGCGATTTCATCCCGCCAAGGACTCGTACAACACCTTCGCCGAGCTTCCCGGCGGGGATCTCGCCGAAGAGGTGGTGCTGGCGGGCGCCCATCTCGACTCCTGGCACGGCGGTACCGGGGCGACCGACAACGCCGCCGGCTGCGCCGTGGCGATGGAGGCTCTGCGCATCCTGAAGGCCCTCGACGTCGAGCCGCGGCGCACCATCCGGGTCGCCCTCTGGACCGGTGAGGAGCAGGGTCTCTTCGGCTCCCGGGCCTATGTCGAGGAGCACCTCGCCACCCGGCCGGAGCACACCGATTCCCGGCAGCTCGCCCTCCCCAAGGGCTTGCGCGACGCCACCTGGCCGATCCAGCCGAAGCCCGATCACGGCCGCTTCTCGGCCTACTTCAACCTCGACAACGGCGGCGGCAAGATCCGCGGCATCTATGCCCAGGAAAACGCCGCCATCCGACCGATCTTCGAAGCCTGGTTCGAGCCCTTCCACGACCTCGGGGCGACCACCGTGACCCTCGAGAGCACCGGCTCGACGGATCACGTGCCCTTCGACCGCGTCGGTCTGCCGGGGTTCCAGTTCATCCAGGACGGCCTCGACTACTGGAGCCGCACCCACCACTCCGACCTCGACACCTTCGACCACCTCCACGAAGGCGACCTCAAGCAGGCGTCGGTGGTGCTGGCCTCATTCCTCTACCACGCCGCCATGCGCGACGAGCTGCTGCCGCGCAAGCCAATGCCGCAGGAGCCTCCGAAGGACCGCTAG
- a CDS encoding neutral zinc metallopeptidase, producing the protein MRWRGRRQSTQVEDRRGSSSPFGRGTVGRRGAGIGCGGIVILLLLAMITGQDPLQLVEVIGGGGPGAQIPQAGPQFPGSAGPSAAPQDELGQFASTVLAGTEDIWGQLFNRMGQRYQLPTMVLFSNSVASACGYASAAVGPFYCPADQKIYLDLSFFDQLSRQFGAPGDFAQAYVIAHEVGHHVQNVLGISSEVRRMQQRSSKRESNALSVRLELQADCFAGVWGYHSRNLLEPGDIEEGLRAAAAIGDDMMQRRAGGYVRPESWTHGSSEQRVEWLRRGLNSGDPSACQTFN; encoded by the coding sequence ATGCGTTGGAGGGGTCGTCGACAGAGCACCCAGGTAGAAGATCGGCGGGGCAGCAGTAGTCCCTTCGGCCGAGGCACCGTCGGACGGCGCGGAGCCGGCATTGGCTGTGGCGGAATCGTCATCCTCTTGTTGCTGGCGATGATCACCGGCCAGGATCCGCTGCAGCTCGTCGAGGTCATCGGTGGCGGTGGGCCGGGGGCGCAGATCCCGCAGGCCGGTCCCCAGTTCCCAGGCTCGGCCGGTCCCAGCGCAGCGCCTCAGGACGAACTCGGCCAATTCGCCTCGACGGTGCTCGCCGGCACCGAAGACATCTGGGGCCAGCTCTTCAACCGCATGGGCCAGCGCTACCAGCTCCCCACCATGGTGCTGTTCTCCAACTCGGTGGCCTCCGCCTGCGGCTACGCATCGGCGGCGGTCGGTCCCTTCTACTGTCCGGCGGACCAGAAGATTTACCTCGACCTGTCGTTCTTCGACCAGCTGTCGCGCCAGTTCGGAGCGCCCGGCGACTTCGCCCAGGCCTACGTCATCGCCCATGAAGTGGGCCACCACGTGCAGAATGTGCTCGGCATCTCGAGCGAGGTGCGCCGAATGCAGCAGCGCAGCTCGAAGCGCGAATCCAACGCCCTGTCGGTACGCCTCGAGCTGCAGGCCGACTGCTTCGCCGGCGTCTGGGGCTACCACTCGCGCAACCTCCTCGAGCCCGGTGACATCGAAGAAGGGCTACGCGCCGCCGCCGCCATCGGCGACGACATGATGCAGCGCCGCGCCGGCGGCTACGTGCGCCCGGAGTCCTGGACCCACGGCTCCTCCGAGCAGCGCGTCGAATGGCTGCGCCGGGGCCTCAACAGCGGCGACCCGAGCGCCTGCCAGACATTCAACTAG
- a CDS encoding MarR family transcriptional regulator: MNEPKRQWSLREQVGDDPAYSQPTRETYLNLVRTHAALNGEVTQLLQRHGLTEPLYNILRTLLQAGSEGASHGMLGKRMIARDPDITRLVDRLEKKGWAQRQRSSRDRRVVQVVLTDEGRAKIDQVEPIYQELLDRLLGHLSAERLALLDAVLSDLRYPLTAAS; this comes from the coding sequence ATGAACGAACCGAAACGCCAGTGGTCCCTTCGCGAGCAGGTCGGTGACGACCCCGCCTACTCCCAGCCAACCCGCGAGACTTACCTCAATCTGGTGCGCACCCACGCCGCCCTCAATGGCGAGGTCACGCAGCTCCTCCAGCGCCATGGGCTCACGGAGCCGCTCTACAACATCCTCCGCACGCTGCTACAGGCGGGTTCCGAGGGGGCGTCTCACGGCATGCTGGGCAAGCGCATGATCGCGCGCGATCCGGACATCACCCGGCTGGTGGATCGCCTGGAGAAGAAAGGTTGGGCTCAGCGCCAGCGCTCGTCGCGAGATCGCCGGGTGGTCCAGGTGGTTTTGACGGACGAGGGCCGAGCCAAGATCGACCAGGTCGAGCCGATCTATCAAGAGCTGCTGGATCGCCTCCTCGGCCACCTCAGCGCCGAGCGCCTGGCGTTGCTCGACGCGGTTCTCTCGGACCTGCGCTACCCGCTCACCGCCGCGAGCTGA
- a CDS encoding FG-GAP-like repeat-containing protein, with amino-acid sequence MSALARRCIGLLALVAMVACGGGDAPPTTPFLEAMNAGKAYLENKDSAKALEAFDRAVLEMPRSAPAWRNKARAELLARDHAAALESLAEAAGLERSAAATEYLTGLAHARESRFQQALGPLEEAVRLDPEEPPLRFQLANAYQALERLDEAVEQLRETVRLDPLHASAHFKLATFARQNGDREEAMARQREFLRLRELQGEEARSAEALETSRYTLAEAAPAAAGPVTAPIAVSFRDATEEWFAGGEGVVAAAVLSVDAEGKPRVVAVDDDGQLMIRQPGTPMPAAEDRLSTLPGFELLVGNYFDRVPEGEHYDPVVDARNDLVVLSAAGSRFFLGSDDGGLEDASELAGLGDLTVESAAWADFEHDGDLDLWLGAGEAGAKIYQNNGDGSFSDVSEAVGIGLSGLVGALGAVDLDGDIAVDLIAAHPVTGTLVYENQRTGLLAPRPDPPGLWPPADHLLIDDVDNDGRPNVLLITSQAGEVVIIEGGERATLALGTAVLGAELIDADNDGWLDLAALTESGLALWRNGGAAGWAPWPEGAGLGEIALQNPRSVEAVDLDADGDSDLLIVDDRGLRALANEGGNVHGQLKLNLVGTKTNAGGIGTHLELRAADLMVSREVTGPVVELGIGDRTRLDSVQTLWTNGVVDNQLGVDVGKAPLTIDEKNVATGSCPFLYVWDGSEFRFVTDLLGNSPLGLSIVRGVPLPADPDEIVAVGPLAPKDGSFVFAATSEFRELFYFDDARLLAVDHWPGMEVHPTDKLMPPPYPKSEVWALDGRRPLRRAVSDDGKDRTAAVAEIDGTFSDPGRPVPPPYRGVVEPLATSFDFGPLESDRPWVLALTGWLQYGDASTNIAISQNPAVTAESPRLEVEVGGEWRPVDVVVGMPAGKTKTILVDLAGKLPAGAGRLRLTTSIELRWDRVALFERSSEKLLGVHAIEPASAELYERGFSEIRSRHPGHPTTPAFAEVSAQPPWRTTPQGWVTRYGDVLDLVNRRDGRLAILNAGDAVTLKFDAAALAEPPAGFERSYFFYSVGWDKDSDHNVIAGDSVEPLPDEADLEGSWRSEYNTRWVPSDYHGRR; translated from the coding sequence ATGAGCGCTCTGGCGAGACGCTGTATCGGCCTGTTGGCGCTGGTCGCCATGGTTGCCTGCGGCGGTGGCGACGCACCGCCGACCACCCCTTTTCTGGAGGCGATGAACGCCGGCAAGGCCTACCTCGAGAACAAGGACTCGGCGAAGGCCCTCGAGGCCTTCGACAGAGCGGTGCTGGAAATGCCGCGGTCGGCGCCGGCCTGGCGCAACAAGGCGCGGGCGGAGCTGCTGGCCCGTGATCACGCCGCGGCCCTCGAAAGTCTCGCCGAAGCCGCCGGTCTCGAGCGGTCGGCGGCGGCGACGGAGTACCTCACCGGCCTCGCCCACGCCCGCGAGTCGCGCTTCCAGCAGGCTCTCGGGCCGTTGGAGGAGGCGGTGCGCCTCGATCCCGAAGAGCCGCCGCTGCGCTTTCAGCTCGCCAACGCCTACCAGGCTTTGGAGCGCCTCGACGAGGCCGTCGAGCAGCTCCGCGAGACGGTGAGGCTCGATCCCCTCCACGCCAGCGCCCACTTCAAGCTCGCCACCTTCGCCCGCCAGAACGGCGATCGCGAGGAGGCGATGGCGCGGCAACGCGAGTTCTTGCGCCTGCGCGAGCTGCAGGGCGAGGAGGCGCGCTCGGCGGAGGCCCTCGAGACCTCACGCTACACCCTCGCCGAGGCGGCGCCGGCGGCCGCCGGTCCGGTGACGGCGCCGATCGCGGTGAGCTTTCGCGACGCCACCGAGGAGTGGTTTGCGGGCGGCGAGGGCGTCGTCGCCGCGGCGGTGCTGTCGGTCGACGCCGAGGGCAAGCCTCGGGTGGTCGCGGTCGACGACGACGGACAGCTGATGATTCGCCAGCCGGGTACTCCGATGCCGGCGGCGGAGGACCGCCTGTCGACCCTTCCGGGTTTCGAGTTGCTGGTCGGCAACTACTTCGACCGGGTGCCCGAGGGCGAGCACTACGATCCGGTGGTGGATGCCCGCAACGATCTCGTCGTGCTGAGCGCGGCGGGTTCCCGCTTCTTCCTCGGCAGCGACGACGGGGGATTGGAAGATGCCTCCGAGCTCGCTGGGCTGGGCGACCTCACCGTCGAATCGGCGGCCTGGGCCGATTTCGAGCATGACGGTGATCTCGACCTCTGGCTGGGTGCCGGTGAGGCCGGGGCGAAGATCTATCAGAACAACGGCGATGGCAGCTTCAGCGATGTCTCCGAAGCGGTCGGCATCGGCCTGTCGGGGCTGGTCGGAGCCCTGGGCGCGGTGGACCTCGATGGTGATATCGCGGTCGACCTGATTGCGGCGCATCCGGTGACCGGCACCCTGGTGTACGAGAACCAGCGCACCGGACTGTTGGCGCCGCGCCCGGACCCGCCGGGCTTGTGGCCGCCGGCGGACCATCTCCTGATCGACGATGTCGACAACGACGGCCGTCCGAACGTTCTGTTGATCACCAGCCAGGCCGGCGAGGTGGTGATCATCGAAGGCGGCGAGCGTGCCACCCTCGCTCTGGGGACTGCGGTGCTCGGCGCCGAGCTGATCGACGCCGACAACGATGGCTGGCTGGATCTGGCAGCGCTCACCGAGAGCGGCCTCGCGCTGTGGCGCAACGGCGGTGCCGCCGGCTGGGCGCCCTGGCCGGAAGGCGCCGGCCTGGGCGAGATCGCCCTGCAGAATCCCCGCTCGGTCGAGGCGGTGGACCTCGATGCCGACGGCGATTCGGATCTCTTGATCGTCGATGACCGCGGCCTGCGGGCGCTTGCCAACGAAGGCGGCAACGTCCACGGTCAGCTCAAGCTCAATCTGGTCGGAACCAAGACCAATGCTGGCGGTATCGGCACCCATCTCGAGCTGCGCGCCGCCGACCTGATGGTGAGTCGCGAGGTCACCGGTCCGGTGGTCGAGCTCGGCATCGGTGATCGCACCCGTCTCGACAGCGTCCAGACGCTGTGGACCAACGGCGTGGTCGACAACCAGCTGGGAGTCGATGTCGGCAAGGCACCGCTGACCATCGACGAGAAGAACGTCGCCACCGGATCTTGTCCTTTCCTCTATGTCTGGGACGGCTCCGAGTTCCGCTTCGTCACCGATCTGCTCGGCAACTCGCCCCTCGGTCTCTCGATCGTTCGCGGTGTGCCACTGCCGGCGGATCCCGACGAGATCGTCGCCGTCGGTCCGCTGGCGCCGAAGGACGGCTCCTTCGTGTTCGCCGCGACCAGCGAGTTCCGCGAGCTCTTCTACTTCGACGATGCGCGACTCCTGGCGGTCGACCATTGGCCGGGCATGGAGGTCCATCCCACCGACAAACTGATGCCGCCGCCCTATCCGAAGTCCGAGGTCTGGGCCCTCGACGGGCGCCGGCCGTTGCGACGGGCGGTCAGCGACGACGGCAAGGACCGCACCGCCGCCGTGGCCGAGATCGACGGCACTTTCTCGGATCCCGGAAGGCCGGTGCCGCCGCCCTACCGCGGGGTGGTGGAGCCGCTGGCGACGAGCTTCGACTTCGGGCCTCTGGAGAGTGATCGTCCCTGGGTCTTGGCGCTCACCGGCTGGCTACAGTACGGCGATGCCAGCACCAACATCGCGATTTCCCAGAATCCGGCGGTGACCGCCGAGTCGCCGCGTCTCGAGGTCGAGGTGGGCGGCGAGTGGCGGCCCGTCGACGTGGTGGTGGGTATGCCGGCGGGTAAGACCAAGACCATCCTGGTCGATCTTGCCGGCAAGCTCCCGGCCGGTGCCGGCCGCCTGCGGCTGACCACCTCGATCGAGCTGCGGTGGGATCGCGTGGCGCTGTTCGAGCGCTCGTCCGAGAAGCTGCTCGGGGTGCACGCGATCGAGCCGGCTTCGGCCGAGCTCTACGAGCGCGGTTTCTCGGAGATCCGCTCCCGTCACCCCGGTCACCCCACCACTCCGGCCTTCGCCGAGGTCTCGGCCCAGCCGCCCTGGCGCACCACGCCGCAAGGCTGGGTGACCCGCTACGGCGATGTGCTGGACCTGGTGAACCGCCGCGATGGCCGTCTGGCGATCCTCAATGCCGGCGACGCCGTCACCCTGAAGTTCGATGCCGCGGCCCTCGCCGAGCCGCCGGCGGGCTTCGAGCGCAGCTACTTCTTCTACTCGGTCGGATGGGACAAGGACTCGGACCACAACGTCATCGCCGGCGATTCGGTGGAGCCGCTGCCGGACGAGGCGGACCTCGAAGGTTCGTGGCGAAGCGAGTACAACACCCGCTGGGTGCCGTCCGACTACCACGGTCGGCGGTAG
- a CDS encoding HIT family protein produces the protein METVFDKILSGEIPSYRVYEDEHVFAFLDIGPLSDGHTLVIPRERKAHLHELSDASAAALGRVLPRLCRAVMAASGASAYNVLQNNGAEAHQAVFHVHFHIIPKIGESGLGVGWQAGTLDPQRAEELVARMRSTLEVSP, from the coding sequence ATGGAAACCGTCTTCGACAAGATCCTCTCGGGCGAAATTCCCTCCTATCGCGTCTATGAGGACGAGCACGTCTTCGCCTTTCTCGACATCGGGCCGCTGAGCGACGGCCACACCCTGGTCATTCCCAGGGAGCGCAAAGCCCACCTCCACGAGCTCTCGGACGCCTCGGCGGCTGCCCTCGGCCGAGTGTTACCGCGACTGTGCCGGGCGGTGATGGCGGCGAGCGGTGCCAGCGCCTACAACGTGCTGCAGAACAACGGCGCCGAAGCCCATCAGGCGGTGTTCCATGTCCATTTCCACATCATCCCGAAGATCGGGGAGTCGGGGCTCGGCGTCGGTTGGCAGGCCGGTACCCTCGATCCGCAGCGGGCCGAAGAGCTGGTGGCCCGCATGCGCTCGACCTTGGAAGTGAGCCCATGA